A genome region from Piliocolobus tephrosceles isolate RC106 chromosome 8, ASM277652v3, whole genome shotgun sequence includes the following:
- the PRR15 gene encoding proline-rich protein 15, translating into MADSGSAGSSGPWWKSLTNSRKKSKEAAVGVQPPAQPAPGEPTPPAPPSPDCTSSSRENQHPNLLGGAGEPPKPDKLYGDKSGSSRRNLKISRSGRFKEKRKVRATLLPEAGRSPEEADFPGDPHEDKQ; encoded by the coding sequence ATGGCGGACAGCGGCAGTGCGGGCAGCTCGGGCCCCTGGTGGAAATCGCTCACGAacagcagaaagaaaagcaaggaagctGCAGTGGGGGTGCAGCCTCCCGCCCAGCCCGCTCCGGGGGAGCCCACGCCACCTGCGCCGCCCAGCCCGGACTGCACCAGCAGCTCCCGGGAGAATCAGCACCCCAATCTCCTCGGGGGCGCCGGCGAGCCCCCCAAACCAGACAAGTTATACGGGGACAAATCCGGCAGCAGCCGCCGCAATTTGAAGATCTCGCGCTCCGGCCGCTTTAAGGAGAAGAGGAAAGTGCGCGCCACGCTGCTCCCGGAGGCGGGCAGGTCCCCGGAGGAGGCGGACTTCCCTGGTGACCCCCACGAGGACAAGCAATAG